The following DNA comes from Oncorhynchus clarkii lewisi isolate Uvic-CL-2024 chromosome 22, UVic_Ocla_1.0, whole genome shotgun sequence.
CTCCTCGGTGACGTCGCGACCAGACACCTCCAGCTGACGGATGATGAAGTGTTTACACCGCTCCTGTTTATTGAGAATGGAGTCGTTGTACAAACGCATCACCTAGGAGTGATAAAAAAGGGAAAAATACTTTAGACCAGAAACAGACATTTCTGTTCACTGTTAGCTTAGCTAGTGCTAGCGGATCTTCAAGAAGGCCACCATGTGCAAACTAAAGCTAACAAATATTTTTACGCTAATGTATATGTGTTATTGAACACATCAGAAAAACACCATTGAAATAAAAGGTTATAATAACTAATGGAGAGTGACCTGCTGGAATTGTCTGTGTAGCGCTGCGTGTTGGGAGCGTTGGATGCGTGTAGTGGCTGTAGCCAGTCCCTGCAGGCCTTCTAAACTCTGTGCCTTCTTGAAGAGGGCGTCCAGCCGTCTGTGGATGCTCTCTGCCTGCAGCTTGATGTCCGTCGTTACACTGCTCTCCTTCTTCATCACACTGAAACGACGCATGGCTGCCACCAAGCTCCTTTGATGCTGGCTAAACTTCTTCACCtggggagatggagaagaggatTCAGTCAAACTATAAATGAACAAAAAAGATTTATAGAGCATCCTTCCACCTCCGGAATTCACCACAGTATTATCATGGACATTAAGTTGCAGTCCAACTAAGGTGCAGGCTTTGAGGATCGAATGGTGTATACCACTCTTAGGAGGAATATGTAAGATCACTCACCTCGGTTTCGAGCTCAGTGATGTCACTGCGGATATGCTGAGCCTCGGACAGGAAGTTGTCCAGGACTGGTTCCTCCTCAAACACCACAGCCTGCTGCGGGGTGGCGACACTAACCCACGCTGGGTCATCTGGGTCAGCGTCTTCCTCAGGGAATGGGGTCTCATCTGCCTTGTTTCTTGCCTCCCGGAACTCCTGGGCCCTCTGACGCAGCTCCTCC
Coding sequences within:
- the LOC139380497 gene encoding syntaxin-19-like, producing the protein MRDRLEELRQRAQEFREARNKADETPFPEEDADPDDPAWVSVATPQQAVVFEEEPVLDNFLSEAQHIRSDITELETEVKKFSQHQRSLVAAMRRFSVMKKESSVTTDIKLQAESIHRRLDALFKKAQSLEGLQGLATATTRIQRSQHAALHRQFQQVMRLYNDSILNKQERCKHFIIRQLEVSGRDVTEEEVDQMVSAGKWEVFNQNLLHNERITRSKLSEIEQRHKELVNLESNMKELRDLFMDVFILVEEQGDYIDHIQTSVEKTQDYVTVSNEKFKMAARYKKNNPLRRLCCCCCPWR